Proteins encoded in a region of the Mixophyes fleayi isolate aMixFle1 chromosome 5, aMixFle1.hap1, whole genome shotgun sequence genome:
- the ARMC1 gene encoding armadillo repeat-containing protein 1 isoform X1 — protein MSGEPDALSVVNQLRDLASDPLNRRAIVQDQGCLPGLILFLDHPNPQVVYSALLALRYLAECRSNREKMRCELGMMLSLQNVIQKTTTPGDTQLLATEVYDLLQSSSTADGDSMNEMNSRRRKAQFFLGTTNKRAKTVVLHIDGLDDTSRRSLCEDALLKIKGVISFTFQMAVQRCVVRIRSDLKAEALATAIASTKVMKAQQVLKGDTGEELLVPFQDTPVDVEQNTDLPDYLPEDESPMKEQDKAVSRVGAHPDSGSNWLSTAANFLSRSFYW, from the exons ATGAGCGGGGAGCCTGATGCGTTATCGGTTGTTAATCAACTGCGTGACTTGGCTTCTGATCCTTTAAACCGGCGAGCCATTGTACAGGATCAGGGCTGTCTCCCAGGCCTTATCTTATTCCTTGACCATCCCAATCCCCAAGTAGTTTACTCCGCCTTACTG GCTCTTCGATATTTAGCAGAATGCCGTTCCAACAGAGAGAAAATGAGATGCGAACTGGGAATGATGCTGAGCTTGCAAAATGTCATTCAGAA GACCACTACACCTGGGGACACACAGCTTCTTGCCACTGAAGTCTATGACCTTCTACAATCATCTAGCACAGCAGATGGCGACTCTATGAATGAGATGAACTCGCGAAGGCGGAAGGCCCAGTTCTTTCTCGGAACAACGAATAAACGTGCCAAAACGGTGGTCTTGCATATCGATGGCCTTGACGATACG TCACGAAGGAGTCTCTGTGAAGATGCCCTCTTGAAAATCAAAGGAGTCATTAGCTTTACATTTCAAATGGCAGTTCAAAGATGTGTTGTCCGGATCCGCTCAGACTTAAAAGCAGAG GCTTTGGCAACAGCGATAGCATCTACCAAAGTGATGAAGGCACAGCAAGTTCTAAAAGGCGATACCGGAGAAGAG TTGCTGGTTCCATTTCAAGACACTCCCGTGGATGTGGAGCAGAACACAGATTTACCAGACTACCTACCTGAGGATGAAAGCCCTATGAAGGAACAGGACAAAGCAGTGTCTCGTGTTGGGGCACATCCGGACAGTGGAAGCAATTGGCTCAGCACTGCAGCAAACTTTTTATCAAGATCCTTCTACTGGTGA
- the ARMC1 gene encoding armadillo repeat-containing protein 1 isoform X2, whose protein sequence is MSGEPDALSVVNQLRDLASDPLNRRAIVQDQGCLPGLILFLDHPNPQVVYSALLALRYLAECRSNREKMRCELGMMLSLQNVIQKTTTPGDTQLLATEVYDLLQSSSTADGDSMNEMNSRRRKAQFFLGTTNKRAKTVVLHIDGLDDTSRRSLCEDALLKIKGVISFTFQMAVQRCVVRIRSDLKAEALATAIASTKVMKAQQVLKGDTGEEELKSSFAASVQVLLK, encoded by the exons ATGAGCGGGGAGCCTGATGCGTTATCGGTTGTTAATCAACTGCGTGACTTGGCTTCTGATCCTTTAAACCGGCGAGCCATTGTACAGGATCAGGGCTGTCTCCCAGGCCTTATCTTATTCCTTGACCATCCCAATCCCCAAGTAGTTTACTCCGCCTTACTG GCTCTTCGATATTTAGCAGAATGCCGTTCCAACAGAGAGAAAATGAGATGCGAACTGGGAATGATGCTGAGCTTGCAAAATGTCATTCAGAA GACCACTACACCTGGGGACACACAGCTTCTTGCCACTGAAGTCTATGACCTTCTACAATCATCTAGCACAGCAGATGGCGACTCTATGAATGAGATGAACTCGCGAAGGCGGAAGGCCCAGTTCTTTCTCGGAACAACGAATAAACGTGCCAAAACGGTGGTCTTGCATATCGATGGCCTTGACGATACG TCACGAAGGAGTCTCTGTGAAGATGCCCTCTTGAAAATCAAAGGAGTCATTAGCTTTACATTTCAAATGGCAGTTCAAAGATGTGTTGTCCGGATCCGCTCAGACTTAAAAGCAGAG GCTTTGGCAACAGCGATAGCATCTACCAAAGTGATGAAGGCACAGCAAGTTCTAAAAGGCGATACCGGAGAAGAG GAACTTAAAAGTTCCTTTGCTGCATCAGTCCAAGTTCTGCTGAAGTGA